A region from the uncultured Sunxiuqinia sp. genome encodes:
- the topA gene encoding type I DNA topoisomerase, with translation MSENLVIVESPAKAKTIEKFLGKDYLVTSSMGHIRDLEKKDFGIDMENNYTPKYIVSPDKKKIVAELKKLAKDAKMVWIASDEDREGEAIAWHLKEVLKLKPEKTKRIVFHEITKDAILRAIENPRPIDENLVNAQQARRILDRIVGFEVSPVLWKKVKPSLSAGRVQSVAVRLIVEREREIMNFQSKSSFRVTAAFLVPDKNGNAVELKADLKKRLETREEAQAFLEKCKTADFSIADITTRPSKRTPAAPFTTSTLQQEASRKLGFSVSQTMAVAQRLYEAGKITYMRTDSTNLSSLAINSAKSQVVNTLGEKYHKVRQYKTKSKGAQEAHEAIRPSYMDQPEAGGSNQEKKLYELIWKRTIASQMADAELERTTINISVSNSSNLFQATGEVIKFDGFLRVYMESSDNEEENDDNSTLLPPVTENQQLRAEWIEATQRFTQKPPRYTEASLVKKLEEQGIGRPSTYAPTITTVQNRGYVVKEERPGVERKYTQLSLIGTELKEAVKTEITGAERNKLFPTDVGMVVNDYLIKYFDKIMDFSFTAKVEVEFDEVAEGSRVWNEVIDEFYKPFHQNVENALEVSERTNGERILGDDPKTGKPISVKIGRYGPLAQLGETTEEGEKPQFASLRSGQHLETITLEEAIDLFKLPRDLGEYEDKKVTVAIGRFGPYVRHDNKFVSLEKGVDDPYTVELPRAIELIEAKREKDRKALIKTFDEEPELQILQGRWGPYIKYKKKNYKIVKGTEAEKLSLDDCMKIIEEGPKPKRKKKK, from the coding sequence ATGAGCGAGAATCTGGTTATTGTTGAGTCCCCTGCCAAAGCGAAGACAATTGAGAAATTTCTAGGCAAAGATTATCTGGTCACATCTAGCATGGGACATATTAGAGACCTCGAAAAAAAGGATTTTGGGATTGATATGGAAAACAATTATACACCTAAGTATATTGTTTCACCCGATAAAAAGAAAATAGTTGCAGAACTGAAGAAGTTAGCTAAGGATGCCAAGATGGTATGGATCGCATCCGATGAAGACCGCGAAGGAGAAGCAATAGCCTGGCACTTGAAAGAAGTTCTGAAGTTGAAGCCTGAAAAAACAAAGCGAATAGTCTTTCATGAAATTACGAAGGATGCGATTCTGCGGGCTATTGAAAATCCGCGTCCAATAGACGAAAATCTGGTTAACGCTCAACAAGCTCGACGCATTTTAGACCGTATTGTAGGTTTTGAAGTTTCGCCAGTGCTTTGGAAGAAAGTAAAACCTTCGCTTTCTGCAGGTCGGGTTCAGTCGGTTGCTGTTCGCTTGATTGTGGAGCGAGAACGGGAGATTATGAATTTCCAAAGCAAATCAAGCTTTAGGGTTACAGCAGCTTTTCTGGTTCCTGATAAAAATGGGAATGCGGTAGAATTAAAGGCAGACCTTAAAAAACGGCTAGAAACCAGGGAGGAGGCACAAGCATTCCTCGAAAAGTGCAAAACGGCAGATTTCAGCATTGCTGATATTACCACCAGGCCATCGAAAAGAACACCGGCTGCGCCATTTACAACATCAACCTTACAGCAGGAAGCTAGTAGGAAATTAGGTTTTTCGGTTTCTCAAACGATGGCAGTCGCCCAGCGGTTGTACGAAGCAGGTAAAATCACCTATATGCGTACTGACTCAACCAACTTGTCATCATTGGCGATCAACTCGGCAAAAAGTCAGGTTGTCAACACACTTGGAGAAAAATACCACAAGGTCCGTCAATACAAAACAAAGTCGAAAGGAGCGCAGGAAGCTCACGAGGCAATTCGACCAAGTTATATGGATCAACCAGAGGCAGGTGGATCTAACCAGGAAAAGAAACTGTACGAGCTGATCTGGAAGCGAACCATCGCTTCGCAAATGGCAGATGCAGAATTGGAACGCACGACAATTAATATATCGGTTTCAAACAGTAGTAATTTATTTCAGGCTACCGGCGAAGTAATTAAATTTGACGGTTTTTTGCGTGTTTACATGGAGTCGTCAGACAATGAAGAAGAAAATGACGACAACAGCACCTTGCTTCCTCCTGTAACAGAAAACCAACAGCTACGCGCTGAATGGATCGAAGCCACTCAGCGGTTTACACAAAAACCACCGAGATATACCGAAGCAAGCTTGGTGAAAAAATTGGAAGAACAAGGCATCGGACGTCCTTCAACCTATGCACCAACGATTACGACAGTTCAAAACCGTGGTTACGTAGTGAAGGAAGAACGACCAGGGGTTGAACGAAAATACACACAGCTCTCTTTAATTGGAACCGAATTGAAAGAAGCTGTAAAAACAGAAATAACAGGCGCGGAACGAAATAAACTTTTCCCTACGGATGTGGGTATGGTAGTCAATGATTATTTAATCAAGTATTTTGATAAAATCATGGACTTCAGTTTTACAGCAAAGGTTGAGGTTGAGTTTGACGAAGTTGCTGAAGGAAGTAGGGTATGGAACGAAGTTATTGACGAGTTCTATAAACCATTCCACCAAAACGTGGAAAACGCGTTGGAAGTTTCGGAACGCACAAACGGAGAACGTATTTTAGGCGATGACCCGAAAACAGGCAAGCCAATATCTGTCAAAATTGGAAGATATGGCCCATTGGCTCAGCTTGGTGAAACCACAGAAGAAGGTGAGAAGCCCCAATTTGCAAGTCTCCGGAGTGGCCAGCACTTGGAAACGATAACGCTCGAAGAGGCAATTGACTTGTTTAAACTTCCTCGCGACCTGGGAGAATATGAAGATAAAAAAGTGACGGTTGCGATTGGTCGATTTGGTCCCTATGTGCGTCACGACAACAAATTTGTATCACTCGAAAAAGGAGTGGATGACCCGTACACAGTTGAACTTCCACGTGCCATTGAGTTGATTGAAGCTAAACGTGAAAAAGATCGTAAAGCACTTATTAAAACGTTTGACGAGGAACCGGAGCTGCAAATACTCCAAGGGCGCTGGGGACCATACATTAAGTACAAGAAAAAGAACTATAAAATTGTAAAAGGCACCGAAGCTGAAAAGCTAAGCCTTGACGATTGCATGAAAATTATTGAAGAAGGTCCGAAGCCCAAGCGCAAAAAGAAAAAATAA